From Chryseobacterium shandongense, the proteins below share one genomic window:
- a CDS encoding YMGG-like glycine zipper-containing protein: MKSIVLTGLLSVFALTACKKDDQIAEKSLEQQKMEFQMRQLEIEKQKLAIEKEKIAYESQKKADSIAEVEKAKTAAANSRPQVIRETNTIYRDRPSSGSSSGSSANNGSSASQGTTQKKGMSEAAKGTIIGAVGGAALGAIVNKKSPGAGAAIGGVIGGATGYTLGRAQDRKSGRVQPRN, encoded by the coding sequence ATGAAAAGTATAGTGTTAACAGGACTATTATCAGTTTTTGCGCTGACAGCCTGTAAAAAAGATGATCAGATAGCCGAAAAATCTCTGGAGCAACAAAAAATGGAGTTCCAGATGAGACAATTGGAAATAGAAAAACAGAAATTAGCTATTGAAAAAGAAAAGATAGCCTACGAAAGCCAGAAAAAAGCTGACAGCATTGCGGAAGTTGAAAAAGCTAAGACTGCTGCTGCTAATTCCAGACCTCAGGTAATCAGAGAAACCAATACCATTTACAGAGATAGGCCGAGCTCAGGTTCAAGCAGCGGTTCTTCTGCCAATAACGGAAGTAGTGCGTCTCAAGGTACAACTCAGAAAAAAGGGATGAGTGAAGCTGCTAAAGGTACCATTATTGGTGCAGTTGGTGGAGCTGCTTTGGGAGCTATCGTTAACAAAAAGAGTCCGGGTGCCGGTGCTGCCATTGGTGGTGTAATCGGTGGTGCAACGGGATATACCCTTGGTAGAGCACAGGATAGAAAAAGCGGTAGAGTACAGCCACGTAATTAA
- the gmk gene encoding guanylate kinase: MNNKVIIFSAPSGSGKTTLVKHSLEVFNELQFSISCTTRQPRGSEVHAVDYHFLTPDEFRQKIAEDAFVEFEEVYTDKYYGTLKSEVEKIWNQGKVVIFDVDVKGGISLKKYFGEQALSIFIEPPSIEELERRLISRNTDDAETIRTRVAKAEEEMSYAKEFDKIVINKDLDVAKKEIESLIKNFIGS, translated from the coding sequence TTGAATAATAAAGTTATCATATTTTCGGCACCGTCGGGAAGCGGAAAAACAACATTGGTAAAGCATTCACTGGAAGTCTTTAACGAGCTTCAGTTTTCCATTTCCTGCACCACAAGACAGCCGAGAGGAAGTGAAGTTCATGCGGTAGATTACCATTTTTTAACACCTGATGAATTCAGACAAAAAATTGCGGAGGATGCTTTTGTAGAATTCGAAGAGGTGTATACCGATAAATATTACGGAACATTAAAATCCGAAGTGGAGAAAATCTGGAATCAGGGGAAAGTCGTTATTTTCGATGTTGATGTTAAAGGCGGGATTTCCCTTAAAAAATATTTTGGGGAACAGGCATTGTCGATTTTCATTGAACCGCCTTCCATTGAAGAACTGGAACGGAGATTGATCTCCAGAAATACGGACGATGCGGAAACCATCAGAACCCGCGTTGCAAAAGCGGAAGAAGAAATGTCTTATGCAAAAGAGTTTGACAAAATCGTGATCAATAAAGATCTCGATGTAGCAAAAAAAGAAATAGAAAGTTTAATAAAAAATTTTATTGGAAGTTAG
- a CDS encoding DUF4403 family protein, with amino-acid sequence MPLTIPLSEISNMINASVKELIYQDDSYTDNNNDQFKVKVWKTRPIRLVGGTNQNILIEVPLKIWAEKGIGTLGLYTYQSTTFETVMSFNTSISLKNNWTILTQTRPNGFRWVTKPVLDFGKIKIPITSLVEKSLVEQQRKFCSTIDQQMAAQLNFQNYAVMAWNVFANPFHISEEYNTWLKITPISVHITPLQFYGNQINTSLGIDIYSETFTGSKPQSSEPIQSASDFGFVSSLGDQFLLQTTANIPFTEATAIARSMFLNKEYDIRGSSVKIKDIKVYGEANRVMVEAQTEGYVNGTAFISGVPVYDEIKKKIVLSDTKFRLKTSNIVQKTATLLFRGRIVKIIEDEYGIPTQDLENNSKKSIEEAFNKEYYKGLKMSGKVFMLKPESILMNPSGITAVINTKATLKLTLNGI; translated from the coding sequence ATGCCCTTAACGATTCCGCTTTCTGAGATTAGCAATATGATCAATGCTTCTGTAAAAGAGCTTATTTATCAGGACGATTCTTATACCGACAATAATAATGACCAATTCAAGGTAAAAGTATGGAAAACGCGCCCGATAAGGCTTGTAGGCGGCACCAATCAGAACATTCTGATTGAAGTTCCCTTAAAAATCTGGGCGGAAAAAGGAATTGGGACACTCGGGCTGTATACTTATCAAAGTACCACTTTTGAAACGGTAATGTCTTTCAATACTTCTATCAGTTTAAAAAATAACTGGACCATTCTTACACAAACACGTCCTAATGGTTTCAGATGGGTAACTAAACCTGTGCTTGATTTCGGAAAGATAAAGATTCCTATAACATCGCTCGTGGAGAAGAGCCTGGTAGAGCAGCAGAGAAAGTTTTGCTCCACAATCGATCAGCAGATGGCTGCTCAGCTGAATTTTCAGAATTACGCCGTTATGGCCTGGAATGTTTTTGCCAATCCTTTTCACATTTCGGAAGAATATAATACCTGGCTGAAAATAACGCCGATCAGCGTTCATATTACACCTTTGCAGTTTTATGGCAATCAGATCAACACCAGCCTGGGAATAGATATTTACTCCGAAACTTTTACGGGCAGTAAACCTCAATCTTCAGAACCTATACAATCTGCTTCGGATTTTGGATTTGTTTCTTCGCTGGGGGACCAGTTTCTGCTTCAGACAACAGCAAATATTCCTTTTACCGAAGCAACGGCCATTGCCCGCAGTATGTTTCTGAATAAAGAATACGACATCAGAGGTTCTTCGGTGAAAATTAAAGACATCAAAGTGTATGGTGAGGCCAATCGCGTGATGGTAGAAGCGCAGACAGAAGGATATGTCAACGGAACCGCTTTTATTTCAGGAGTTCCTGTGTATGATGAAATCAAAAAGAAAATCGTTCTGTCTGATACAAAATTCAGACTGAAAACTTCAAATATAGTACAGAAAACGGCAACCTTGCTTTTCCGGGGTAGAATTGTAAAAATAATTGAAGATGAATATGGTATTCCTACACAGGATCTTGAAAATAATTCGAAGAAAAGTATTGAAGAAGCCTTTAACAAGGAATATTATAAAGGATTGAAAATGTCCGGAAAGGTATTTATGCTGAAACCGGAAAGCATCCTTATGAATCCTTCCGGAATCACAGCCGTTATTAATACCAAGGCAACTTTAAAACTTACCTTAAACGGAATTTAA
- a CDS encoding bacteriocin-like protein — MKNLKKLNRRNLEQINGGAGPKSCNECPQGTNFTCDEYWALSEFCRNCVLINSECYVPGPNDL; from the coding sequence ATGAAAAATTTAAAAAAATTAAACAGGAGAAATTTAGAACAGATTAACGGAGGTGCAGGACCTAAAAGCTGTAATGAATGTCCTCAAGGTACCAATTTTACTTGTGACGAATATTGGGCACTTTCGGAGTTTTGCAGAAATTGTGTTTTGATCAATTCAGAATGTTATGTTCCAGGCCCCAATGATCTTTAA
- a CDS encoding LIC_10190 family membrane protein produces the protein MLLILLSAIILIPSLMGWGKIINGVLTPFTKGVAGYLFSGVFGVSIIFTILAFFIPLNGYVEIPAVLIGILFFFKNSLYKEFGSFSKQDFTVIIFAAATIAFSSSFYPFILDHFGYYIPTIKWLTEFGMVKGISNLDLTLGQMSVWQIFQAGLSNFLDPSLRINSILLIIYTVYIIQEKTWIQFCFIPFLLLFSQSPSPDLPVIVFSLVVLNEIIKGNSLAGSVFAFSAFVFMIKPTMIWLPLLSFLYSIFIVKSRFTRLLPGLVIILLFFIKNMYTFGYPVFPVSLPDLGLPWTPNPEILKTSSKFAIQKTYDMQYSYEEIRNFSTLEYIKNWFFLDGIKGKINILFTIILIIFIIFTIIKKNKIITLICISIIIKSIAVLLFSAQYRFFIDVFFVIFFVLFINYFNKKISIVIFSFFSLIFIIFLTAPHILYTYLPSFRPGSFMRKFEMKQLYEPSIYHYHTFNSYKIGNLKFNVSRKYPYNFDTPLPAISEGYIYNNVRAGVFPQMEDKTNMHKGFIWKKLTPTQKKEAQKVIHSIENAYQQNNNLHSKSE, from the coding sequence ATGTTGTTAATTCTCCTTTCTGCAATTATTTTGATTCCCTCTCTCATGGGTTGGGGAAAGATAATAAACGGCGTTTTAACGCCATTCACCAAGGGAGTTGCAGGCTATCTTTTCTCAGGGGTTTTCGGAGTAAGCATTATTTTTACAATACTTGCATTTTTTATTCCGTTAAATGGATATGTGGAAATTCCTGCTGTATTAATAGGCATATTGTTCTTTTTCAAAAATAGTTTATATAAAGAATTTGGTTCTTTTTCTAAACAGGATTTTACAGTAATTATTTTTGCCGCAGCAACCATTGCATTTTCTTCATCTTTTTATCCTTTTATTTTAGACCATTTCGGCTACTATATTCCTACAATAAAATGGCTTACGGAATTCGGAATGGTAAAAGGTATTTCAAATCTTGATCTTACCTTAGGACAGATGTCTGTATGGCAAATATTCCAGGCGGGGCTTTCCAATTTTTTGGATCCTTCTTTAAGAATCAATTCAATTTTACTCATCATTTACACTGTATATATCATTCAGGAGAAGACTTGGATCCAGTTCTGCTTTATACCGTTTCTTCTCTTATTTTCACAATCCCCGAGTCCTGATTTGCCGGTAATTGTATTTTCACTTGTTGTTTTAAATGAAATCATAAAGGGAAACAGTTTGGCAGGTTCAGTATTTGCCTTTTCAGCTTTTGTTTTTATGATAAAGCCCACCATGATCTGGCTTCCTCTTCTGAGCTTTTTATATTCAATATTTATTGTTAAATCGAGATTTACCAGATTACTTCCCGGGCTTGTAATCATTTTACTTTTCTTCATTAAAAATATGTACACTTTCGGATATCCGGTATTTCCTGTCTCATTGCCAGATTTAGGGCTTCCCTGGACACCCAATCCTGAGATTTTAAAAACATCTTCCAAGTTTGCTATTCAGAAAACATATGACATGCAATATTCCTACGAAGAAATCAGAAATTTTTCCACTTTAGAATATATAAAAAACTGGTTTTTTCTAGATGGAATTAAGGGAAAAATCAATATTCTTTTTACAATAATTTTAATCATATTCATTATTTTTACCATTATTAAAAAGAACAAGATCATTACTCTGATCTGTATATCCATTATCATTAAAAGTATTGCAGTACTTCTTTTTTCGGCGCAGTATAGGTTCTTTATTGATGTTTTTTTTGTGATTTTCTTTGTCCTCTTTATTAATTATTTTAATAAGAAAATATCGATTGTGATATTTTCGTTTTTTAGTCTGATTTTCATCATCTTTCTTACAGCACCCCACATTCTATATACCTATCTGCCGAGTTTCAGGCCTGGTAGTTTTATGCGAAAATTTGAGATGAAACAACTGTACGAACCTTCCATTTATCATTATCATACATTCAATTCTTACAAAATCGGTAATTTAAAGTTTAATGTTTCAAGGAAATATCCGTATAATTTTGACACCCCCCTTCCTGCTATTTCCGAAGGTTATATATACAATAATGTGAGAGCCGGAGTTTTTCCGCAAATGGAAGACAAAACGAATATGCACAAAGGATTTATATGGAAAAAACTGACACCAACACAAAAAAAAGAAGCTCAAAAAGTTATACATTCTATAGAAAATGCCTATCAACAGAACAACAATCTGCATTCTAAATCTGAATAA
- a CDS encoding fibronectin type III domain-containing protein: protein MKRISTFIVLLLCLLNLGVIQHAYGQAPATLPYSQDFNTANDFTFLNGTATNKWFYGSATGNTGNSIYISDNNGTSNNYTINTSSVVHAYRDITIPAGTSIASFLFDWKAGGESTYDYLRVWLVPNTFTPVSGTQITAGAGRTQVGGNYNLQSTWQTYSNSNLNISAYAGATLRLVFEWRNDSSGGIQPPVAIDNVNFSIPTCFIPSGMAVSAVGNNSATLAWNAPNQVPASGYEYYLSTNSTPPTAATPGVANTVTSVSPGGLAASTTYYWWVRSVCGTNDKSFWIAGPSFTTSQIPATLPYTQNFSTANDLQLSNGNQVNKWAYGSATGNPANSLYISDNNGTTNSYTTGSSSVVHAFRDINVPAGTTDATLMFDWKADGESTYDYLRVWMVPVSFVPTPGSQITAGGGRIQIGGNMNQQTAWQNYLNTGLNLSSFAGSTMRLVFEWRNDSSGGTQPPAAIDNINLSVPTCKVPTNVQVTSVGNNTASISWSAPSPAPAGGYQIYLTTTNVPPVASTAPTSTSTTTSATLSPLTPNTTYYFWVRSVCAGSDRSFWVAGPSFTTTQIPATLPYIQQFTTGSDMGYTNGTQVNKWVYGSATGNTGNSIYISNTNGTTNAYNTGSSSVVHAYRDIAIPASTTTATFSFDWKAQGESTYDYLRVWLVPTTFMPVSGTQITAGAGRIQIGANYNQQSTWQTVLNPALNISSFAGTTMRLVFEWRNDSSAGTQPPAAIDNINLRVCSTATPVVTLGTPTHNSITLTWPQDTGGANYIINYRPQGTGASWQTASVAAAPYPQPTNTTTLTNLLPATLYEVQVIAVCNGNQGTPSNNTFTTRCDPTPPDVTISNVTTNSALITWSPLAVSSHYFMRYRIVGSGNGGWSADIPLPAAPANTFPLTGLNVYTSYEVQIANMCDNENTMNPWSNPKVFTTERTCEIAPPGLTITNITTTTAQITWDPFPGATYVLRYRKIGIPSWTTVTSNTNTITLTGLLELTQYEMQVANICSGNAGNYTLPYLFTTPTVMYCQMEAVTSSSEYISKVTVTPNGKPEMINESVASNYSDYTGVNNKFIELIQGSSDNKVSIDKKISGNTNAGVAVWIDFNRNGYFDINERVFVSGPNNEETVTGTFSVPVDAVVSLTDFKYVVMRVALQKDAIPVNCTNVPSGEVEDYTVRISKPIIPNPVNQDEILIYPNPVKTVLNIKNISGKANYKIYNAAGQIVSTGIILNNKIDVNMLASGIYVIDIDDVKGTAQKKFIKE from the coding sequence ATGAAGAGAATTTCTACTTTCATAGTACTTCTTCTGTGTTTGTTAAATTTAGGCGTGATACAACATGCCTATGGACAGGCACCTGCAACATTACCGTATTCACAGGATTTCAATACTGCCAACGATTTCACATTCCTTAATGGGACTGCAACGAATAAGTGGTTTTACGGTTCTGCCACCGGGAATACCGGGAATTCTATTTATATCTCAGATAATAATGGAACTTCTAATAACTACACTATCAACACGTCAAGTGTTGTACACGCGTACAGGGATATTACAATCCCCGCAGGAACTTCAATTGCCAGTTTTTTATTTGACTGGAAAGCGGGAGGAGAATCAACCTACGATTATTTAAGAGTATGGCTGGTACCTAATACTTTTACACCTGTTTCCGGAACTCAGATTACTGCCGGAGCAGGAAGAACACAAGTAGGAGGGAATTATAATCTGCAGTCTACATGGCAAACATATAGCAATTCCAATTTAAATATATCGGCTTATGCCGGAGCCACCTTAAGACTTGTATTTGAATGGAGAAACGACTCTTCAGGAGGTATACAGCCTCCGGTTGCTATTGATAATGTTAATTTCAGCATACCTACTTGTTTTATACCCTCTGGTATGGCAGTTTCTGCCGTAGGAAACAATTCCGCCACTTTAGCATGGAATGCTCCTAACCAAGTTCCGGCATCGGGATATGAATATTACCTCAGTACAAACAGTACACCGCCTACAGCTGCAACACCAGGGGTTGCCAATACAGTAACCTCGGTTAGTCCGGGAGGATTGGCAGCTTCCACTACTTATTACTGGTGGGTACGATCGGTTTGTGGAACTAATGATAAGAGTTTCTGGATAGCAGGACCTTCATTTACCACGAGCCAGATTCCTGCTACGCTTCCGTATACACAGAATTTCTCTACGGCAAACGATCTGCAGCTTTCAAACGGAAATCAGGTCAATAAATGGGCGTATGGTTCTGCAACAGGGAATCCTGCCAATTCATTATATATTTCAGATAATAACGGAACTACAAATAGCTATACTACAGGATCTTCAAGTGTAGTTCATGCATTTAGAGATATTAATGTTCCTGCAGGAACAACAGATGCTACATTAATGTTTGACTGGAAGGCGGACGGAGAGTCTACCTACGATTACTTAAGGGTATGGATGGTTCCGGTAAGTTTTGTGCCAACCCCTGGAAGTCAAATTACTGCCGGTGGCGGAAGAATTCAGATTGGTGGGAATATGAACCAGCAAACAGCATGGCAAAATTATTTAAATACAGGACTTAATCTTAGTTCTTTTGCGGGATCAACCATGAGACTTGTATTTGAATGGAGAAATGACTCGTCTGGCGGAACACAGCCACCTGCTGCAATTGATAATATTAATTTGAGCGTTCCTACATGTAAAGTCCCTACAAACGTTCAGGTAACAAGTGTAGGCAACAATACAGCGTCAATAAGCTGGTCGGCACCGTCACCTGCACCAGCAGGAGGATATCAGATTTACCTCACTACAACGAATGTACCACCGGTAGCTTCTACAGCGCCAACTTCAACTTCGACTACGACTTCAGCAACGCTGTCTCCTTTAACGCCAAACACAACCTATTATTTCTGGGTTCGTTCGGTATGTGCAGGATCAGACAGGAGTTTCTGGGTCGCAGGACCAAGTTTTACCACAACTCAGATTCCAGCTACGCTGCCTTATATACAGCAGTTTACTACAGGAAGCGATATGGGATATACCAACGGTACCCAGGTTAACAAGTGGGTATACGGGTCTGCAACGGGAAATACCGGAAATTCCATTTATATTTCTAATACAAACGGAACAACTAATGCCTACAATACAGGATCATCGAGTGTGGTTCATGCGTACAGAGATATTGCTATTCCTGCTTCCACGACTACCGCTACTTTCTCTTTCGACTGGAAAGCACAAGGGGAATCAACCTATGATTATTTAAGAGTCTGGCTGGTGCCAACTACATTTATGCCTGTTTCCGGAACTCAGATTACGGCAGGAGCAGGAAGAATACAGATTGGAGCTAATTATAATCAGCAGTCGACCTGGCAAACGGTTCTTAATCCTGCTTTAAATATTTCAAGCTTTGCAGGAACTACAATGCGTCTTGTATTTGAATGGAGAAATGACTCTTCAGCCGGAACACAACCTCCCGCAGCAATTGACAATATTAATCTACGGGTCTGCAGCACAGCAACTCCGGTTGTAACTTTGGGAACTCCTACCCATAATTCAATAACATTAACATGGCCGCAGGATACCGGTGGCGCAAATTATATCATTAATTACAGACCACAGGGTACTGGTGCTTCATGGCAAACGGCAAGCGTGGCGGCAGCTCCTTATCCGCAGCCTACGAATACAACGACACTAACGAACCTCCTGCCTGCAACATTGTACGAAGTACAGGTAATTGCAGTTTGTAATGGGAATCAGGGGACGCCTTCCAATAATACGTTCACTACAAGATGTGATCCTACACCTCCGGATGTTACCATCAGTAATGTTACAACAAATTCGGCTTTAATTACATGGTCGCCTTTAGCCGTAAGCTCACATTATTTCATGAGATACAGAATCGTAGGAAGTGGAAACGGTGGTTGGAGCGCTGATATTCCTTTACCTGCAGCTCCTGCCAATACGTTCCCTCTTACAGGATTGAATGTATATACTTCTTATGAAGTGCAGATTGCCAACATGTGCGATAATGAAAATACGATGAATCCATGGTCTAATCCTAAGGTATTTACTACGGAAAGAACATGCGAAATTGCTCCTCCGGGATTAACGATCACCAATATTACTACCACTACGGCTCAGATTACGTGGGATCCTTTCCCAGGTGCAACGTATGTGCTGAGGTATCGAAAAATAGGTATTCCAAGCTGGACAACCGTAACATCCAATACCAATACAATTACCCTGACAGGTCTTCTTGAGCTTACTCAGTATGAAATGCAGGTGGCGAATATCTGTAGCGGAAATGCCGGAAATTATACATTACCGTATCTTTTCACGACACCAACAGTAATGTATTGTCAGATGGAAGCTGTTACATCATCTTCTGAATATATTTCAAAAGTAACGGTGACTCCGAATGGTAAACCGGAAATGATAAATGAATCTGTGGCATCTAACTACAGTGATTATACTGGAGTTAACAATAAATTCATCGAATTGATTCAAGGATCTTCTGATAATAAAGTGTCCATTGACAAAAAAATCTCCGGAAACACAAATGCGGGAGTTGCTGTTTGGATTGATTTCAACAGAAACGGATACTTTGATATTAATGAGAGAGTTTTCGTTTCAGGGCCTAATAATGAGGAAACGGTGACAGGAACGTTCTCTGTGCCTGTAGATGCAGTTGTAAGTCTTACAGACTTTAAATATGTTGTAATGCGTGTTGCGCTTCAGAAAGATGCCATTCCTGTGAACTGTACAAATGTCCCGAGTGGTGAAGTGGAAGACTATACGGTAAGAATTTCCAAGCCGATCATACCGAATCCGGTAAATCAGGATGAAATTCTTATTTATCCAAACCCTGTAAAGACCGTGCTGAATATTAAGAATATAAGTGGCAAGGCGAATTATAAAATTTATAATGCTGCAGGACAGATTGTATCAACAGGTATTATCCTTAATAACAAAATTGATGTTAATATGCTTGCTAGCGGAATTTATGTGATTGATATTGATGATGTTAAAGGAACTGCTCAAAAGAAATTCATCAAAGAATAA
- the nadA gene encoding quinolinate synthase NadA produces MSTETLEKAKSAIPVRGFLDIKDIAIPQGEELVKAILALKEEKNAVILAHYYQPGEIQDIADFLGDSLQLARQAKDTDADMIVFCGVHFMAEAAKILNPTKKVVLPDTMAGCSLADGCSGEGLRKMREQYPNALVATYINCNAETKAESDIIVTSSNAETVIEALPKDRPIIFAPDKNLGRYLSQKTGRDMILWDGSCIVHEAFSMERIAKQLADNPDAKLIAHPESEEAVLKLAHFIGSTSALLNYVEQDDCQKFIIATEEGILHEMKKRAPHKELIPALVFDETCNCSECFYMKRNTMEKLYLCMKYELPEIIIDEELRLRALKPIEAMLDLSKSIK; encoded by the coding sequence ATGAGTACCGAAACATTAGAAAAAGCCAAATCTGCAATTCCTGTAAGAGGATTTTTAGACATAAAAGATATAGCAATTCCTCAGGGAGAAGAGCTTGTAAAGGCAATTCTTGCATTAAAAGAAGAGAAAAATGCAGTGATTTTAGCGCATTATTATCAGCCGGGAGAAATTCAGGATATTGCTGATTTTCTAGGAGATTCGCTTCAACTCGCAAGACAGGCAAAAGATACTGATGCAGATATGATTGTTTTCTGCGGAGTACATTTTATGGCGGAAGCTGCAAAAATCCTTAATCCTACGAAAAAAGTCGTACTTCCCGATACGATGGCAGGATGCTCTTTAGCAGACGGCTGTTCAGGGGAAGGACTGCGCAAAATGCGTGAGCAGTACCCTAATGCTTTAGTCGCAACCTACATCAACTGCAATGCGGAAACAAAGGCTGAAAGCGACATTATCGTAACGAGCTCCAATGCGGAAACGGTAATTGAAGCACTTCCGAAAGACCGCCCTATTATCTTTGCACCGGATAAAAACCTGGGAAGATATCTTTCCCAAAAAACCGGTAGAGACATGATTTTATGGGATGGAAGCTGCATTGTACACGAAGCTTTCTCCATGGAAAGAATTGCAAAACAGCTTGCAGATAATCCAGATGCCAAACTTATTGCCCATCCCGAAAGTGAAGAAGCAGTTTTGAAGCTCGCTCATTTTATAGGTTCCACTTCTGCCCTGCTGAATTATGTGGAACAGGACGACTGCCAGAAATTCATTATTGCAACAGAAGAAGGAATTCTTCACGAAATGAAAAAGCGCGCCCCTCACAAAGAATTGATTCCGGCATTGGTTTTTGATGAGACCTGCAATTGCTCAGAATGTTTCTATATGAAAAGAAATACCATGGAAAAATTGTATTTATGCATGAAATACGAACTTCCGGAAATCATTATCGACGAAGAATTGAGATTAAGAGCATTAAAGCCCATTGAAGCTATGCTTGATCTTTCTAAAAGTATAAAATAA
- the folB gene encoding dihydroneopterin aldolase, with protein sequence MSKIYLEDVKIYAYHGVLPEENIIGTYYILNAEIHIDLWKASESDDLNDTISYADVNEIIHNEMKIKSNLLEHVAGRIISKIHEKFPEISYIRLKITKTSPPMKGEMKGASIELEKSFKPDH encoded by the coding sequence ATGAGTAAAATATATCTTGAAGACGTAAAAATCTATGCATACCACGGTGTTTTACCGGAAGAAAATATTATCGGGACATACTATATTCTCAACGCAGAAATACATATTGATTTGTGGAAAGCTTCAGAATCTGATGATTTGAATGATACCATTAGCTATGCAGATGTTAACGAAATTATACATAATGAAATGAAAATTAAATCTAATCTTCTGGAACATGTAGCAGGAAGAATCATTTCAAAAATTCACGAAAAATTTCCAGAAATTTCTTATATCAGATTGAAAATTACCAAAACTTCTCCGCCTATGAAAGGTGAAATGAAAGGAGCAAGCATTGAGCTGGAAAAAAGTTTTAAACCAGATCATTAA
- the aroC gene encoding chorismate synthase, translating into MLNTLGNLLSLTTFGESHGPAYGGIINNFPAGLQVDFDKIQYELNRRKPGQSAIVTQRKESDTVQFLSGIFEGKTTGTPIGFIIENENQKSKDYDHIANSYRPSHADFTYDQKYGLRDYRGGGKSSARETMNWVVAGALAKQLLSNIEINAYVSSVGEIFCEKPYQALDFSKTESNEVRCPDPETAEKMIERIKEIKKEGNTIGGTITCVIKNVPVGIGEPVFSKLQAELAKAMLNINAAKGFEYGSGFCGAKMTGKEHNDLFNEDFTTKSNLSGGIQGGISNGMDIYFRVAFKPVATILRPQESVDKDGNPAIVEGKGRHDPCVLPRAVPVVESLAAFVLADLFLINKTRNINHF; encoded by the coding sequence ATGTTAAATACGTTAGGTAATCTTCTCAGCCTTACAACATTCGGAGAAAGTCACGGTCCTGCCTATGGCGGAATCATCAATAATTTTCCGGCAGGTCTACAGGTTGATTTTGATAAAATACAATACGAACTGAACCGCAGAAAACCGGGCCAGTCTGCCATCGTAACCCAAAGAAAAGAAAGTGACACTGTACAGTTTCTTTCGGGGATTTTTGAGGGAAAAACAACCGGAACTCCCATTGGTTTCATCATCGAAAACGAAAATCAGAAATCAAAAGATTACGATCATATTGCCAATTCATATCGCCCGAGCCATGCCGATTTTACGTATGATCAAAAGTATGGACTAAGGGATTATCGTGGTGGCGGAAAATCTTCAGCAAGAGAAACTATGAACTGGGTAGTTGCCGGAGCTTTAGCAAAACAACTTTTATCCAATATTGAAATCAACGCTTACGTCTCTTCCGTAGGTGAAATTTTCTGTGAAAAACCTTATCAGGCGCTCGATTTTTCAAAAACTGAAAGCAATGAAGTACGGTGTCCCGATCCGGAAACGGCAGAAAAAATGATCGAAAGAATTAAAGAAATCAAAAAAGAAGGAAACACCATTGGCGGCACCATTACCTGTGTCATCAAAAATGTTCCGGTGGGAATCGGCGAACCGGTTTTTTCAAAGCTTCAGGCTGAATTGGCAAAAGCCATGCTGAATATTAATGCAGCAAAAGGTTTCGAATACGGAAGCGGTTTCTGCGGTGCTAAGATGACAGGAAAAGAGCACAACGATCTTTTTAACGAAGATTTCACCACAAAGTCAAATCTTTCAGGAGGAATTCAGGGCGGAATTTCCAATGGAATGGATATCTATTTCAGAGTAGCATTCAAACCGGTGGCAACCATTTTGAGACCGCAGGAAAGTGTTGACAAAGACGGAAATCCGGCAATTGTTGAAGGAAAAGGACGGCATGATCCGTGTGTACTTCCAAGAGCTGTTCCCGTAGTAGAAAGTCTGGCAGCTTTTGTCCTGGCAGACCTCTTCCTCATTAACAAAACGAGAAATATCAATCATTTTTAA